A stretch of the Gracilinanus agilis isolate LMUSP501 chromosome 4, AgileGrace, whole genome shotgun sequence genome encodes the following:
- the UBL4B gene encoding ubiquitin-like protein 4B — protein MWLTVKLLLGRRCLLQVSENEKVFMLKRLVSKQLHVPEKQQRLLFRGQVLADNKRLSDYCIGPNSTLNVIIRPLEKTSPESPSQPRSQSLWPQLNQILLKHFSPQDAENVLRRLREDHRKSLQRMNLDDLERISKVLVPEGKYSGATGSTHESKGDMEPRRNMKCNLAHKDGFKREKSPGK, from the coding sequence ATGTGGCTAACGGTCAAGCTTCTCTTAGGCCGGAGGTGCTTACTCCAAGTCTCGGAGAATGAGAAAGTATTTATGTTAAAGCGACTAGTGTCGAAACAGCTTCACGTTCCAGAGAAACAGCAGCGACTACTCTTTAGGGGTCAGGTCCTGGCTGACAACAAGCGCCTGTCTGACTATTGTATTGGACCCAATTCTACACTCAATGTCATCATCCGTCCATTGGAGAAGACGTCCCCGGAATCTCCTTCCCAGCCTCGGTCCCAGTCCTTGTGGCCTCAGCTCAACCAAATTCTGCTCAAACACTTTAGTCCACAAGATGCAGAAAACGTGCTTCGTCGGCTAAGAGAGGATCACAGGAAGTCCTTGCAACGGATGAACCTGGATGACCTTGAGAGGATCTCAAAGGTCCTAGTTCCAGAAGGGAAATACTCAGGAGCCACAGGCTCTACCCATGAGTCCAAAGGAGATATGGAGCCCCGAAGAAATATGAAATGCAATCTAGCGCACAAGGATGGCTTTAAACGAGAGAAGTCACCTGGTAAATAA